One Coccinella septempunctata chromosome 8, icCocSept1.1, whole genome shotgun sequence genomic window carries:
- the LOC123319238 gene encoding uncharacterized protein LOC123319238 has product MLYLKIDRIQFSLVPQIRDIPIIELLATVETYNTSRNNNECNIIRAKVTNVITNHLQQSKSTGLPYITRLENSTKRFLREHPDIIVTQSDKGGVTVLMEKEKYINLANQQLGDQEYYQQISKDPTSTIEQKLNKKVSELKQKNYITPEEAKELMTYDGLCPKYYGLVKIHKPELSLRPIISSIGSPTTRISQFLKDILYRAYNFNNTYYIKDSFDFTQSINNFKVPPGYRIVSLDVVSLFTNITIETTKKAIEYNWQRIEQQCQIPKKEFMELIELVFSSIYFAFDGKFYRQCIGTLMGSKLSQIIADYVIDELLDECIPQLTFIIPFCKKYVDDLILMIPEGKQDEILNVFNSFHPKIQFTIEEESNNCVPFLDTKVIREDETIKTDWHRKTTASGRYIHYISYHPMKMKINLILNLKTRITTISHPTYLDKNLKTLAELMKQNGYPRSLVRRLVFNTPNHHMHEQQMENTNNERPPREPPREENQNRKKIIILPHIEGLTHKITKLLSDDNTFIAKYNVKTSKYLYSKLKDTTPKERRPNVVYKIPCNNCSGVYIGETKRTMNKRITSHKSDSRRNIQACALAQHENTTGHHMKFSDLEILDTETNSWKRKFIEMIRITQEPNAINHKKDIDNLSAIYANLVEIDKMSRNRNPIQIDTDTDTDRRP; this is encoded by the exons ATGTTATATCTTAAGATTGATAGAATTCAG TTCTCACTTGTACCACAAATCAGGGACATACCAATTATCGAACTTCTAGCAACAGTAGAAACCTACAACACCAGCAGGAACAATAACGAGTGCAACATCATAAGAGCCAAGGTAACCAACGTTATCACAAACCACCTACAACAATCGAAATCCACAGGATTACCCTACATTACTCGAttggaaaattcaacaaaacgcTTTCTTAGAGAACACCCAGACATCATAGTCACTCAATCAGACAAGGGTGGAGTTACCGTACTGATGGAGAAAGAAAAATACATAAACCTAGCAAACCAACAACTCGGAGACCAAGAGTACTACCAGCAAATTTCTAAAGATCCTACGAGTACAATCGAACAAAAATTAAACAAGAAAGTCAGCGAGTTGAAACAAAAGAACTACATCACCCCTGAAGAAGCAAAAGAGTTGATGACCTACGACGGCTTATGCCCGAAATATTATGGCTTAGTCAAAATTCACAAACCTGAGCTATCCCTGAGACCAATTATTTCATCGATTGGCAGCCCAACAACCAGGATATCACAATTCCTGAAAGATATTCTCTATAGAGCATACAATTTCAACAATACATACTACATTAAGGACTCATTCGACTTCACACAGTCTATTAACAATTTCAAAGTACCACCAGGTTATAGGATTGTAAGCCTAGACGTCGTATCACTTTTCACCAATATTACTATCGAAACAACAAAAAAGGCCATCGAATATAACTGGCAAAGAATAGAACAACAGTGTCAAATTCCAAAGAAAGAATTTATGGAGCTGATCGAGTTGGTGTTTAGTTCAATATATTTTGCATTTGATGGAAAATTCTACAGGCAGTGCATAGGTACACTAATGGGCTCAAAGTTATCACAAATAATAGCTGACTATGTCATAGATGAACTTCTAGATGAGTGTATACCCCAGTTGACGTTCATAATACCTTTTTGCAAAAAATACGTCGACGACCTCATCCTCATGATACCCGAAGGAAAACAAGATGAGATCCTTAACGTTTTCAACAGTTTCCATCCAAAGATTCAATTTACCATTGAAGAAGAATCCAATAACTGTGTTCCATTCTTGGACACAAAAGTGATCAGAGAAGATGAAACAATTAAAACTGATTGGCACAGAAAGACAACAGCTTCAGGCAGATATATACATTACATCTCATACCACCCgatgaaaatgaagattaaCCTTATCCTAAACCTGAAGACCAGGATCACAACGATCTCACACCCGACATACCTTGACAAAAACCTGAAGACCTTAGCAGAGTTGATGAAACAGAATGGTTACCCCAGATCCTTGGTAAGAAGATTAGTCTTCAACACCCCCAACCATCACATGCATGAAcaacaaatggaaaatacaaataacGAGCGACCACCAAGAGAACCACCAAGAGAAGAAAATCAAAACAGAAAAAAGATAATAATACTACCCCATATAGAAGGATTAACACACAAGATAACAAAGCTATTGAGCGACGACAATACCTTCATAGCAAAATACAATGTGAAAACATCTAAATACCTGTACAGTAAACTCAAAGATACAACACCCAAAGAGAGAAGACCCAACGTTGTCTACAAGATACCGTGCAACAATTGTAGCGGAGTATACATCGGAGAAACGAAGAGAACGATGAATAAAAGGATCACATCACACAAGAGTGATTCTAGAAGGAACATCCAAGCCTGCGCACTAGCTCAACACGAAAACACGACTGGACACCACATGAAATTTTCGGACTTAGAGATCCTAGATACAGAAACTAACAGTTGGAAGAGAAAATTTATAGAGATGATCAGGATAACCCAAGAACCTAACGCAATCAACCACAAAAAAGACATTGATAACCTCAGCGCAATTTATGCGAACCTAGTCGAGATAGACAAAATGTCTAGAAACAGAAACCCCATACAGATAGATACAGATACAGATACGGATAGAAGACCCTAG
- the LOC123319239 gene encoding uncharacterized protein LOC123319239, whose amino-acid sequence MGFFEDMRNIHGQQLVVNLKEYNNNLHKISNLKNRRIFLLRCREQMITPTHLQGCIKRLDSMIEFKDARTGQQVKEFNNKLGRKILTFQIDITIKNLRFLDSRQSILDNSISDILSEHTWNEFKRKTTSKVNRAFHRKKEANRRKFESLESTQRKTIVTQDKWLKNLTGLQLPSEVKTFLSLGPKFSLVPQIRDIPIIELLATVETYNTSRNNNECNIIRAKVTNVITNHLQQSKSTGLPYITRLENSTKRFLREHPDIIVTQSDKGGVTVLMEKEKYINLANQQLGDQEYYQQISKDPTSTIEQKLNKKVSELKQKNYITPEEAKELMTYDGLCPKYYGLVKIHKPELSLRPIISSIGSPTTRISQFLKDILYRTYNFNNTYYIKDSFDFTQSINNFKVPPGYRIVSLDVVSLFTNITIETTKKAIEYNWQRIEQQCQIPKKEFMELIELVFSSIYFAFDGKFYRQCIGTPMGSKLSQIIADYVIDELLDECIPQLTFIIPFCKKYVDDLILMIPEGKQDEILNVFNSFHPKIQFTIEEESNNCVPFLDTKVIREDETIKTDWHRKTTDSGRYIHYTSYHPMKMKINLILNLKTRITTISHPTYLDKNLKTLAELMKQNGYPRSLVRRLVFNTPNHHMHEQQMENTNNERPPREPPREENQNRKKIIILPHIEGLTHKITKLLSDDNTFIAKYNVKTSKYLYSKLKDTTPKERRPNVVYKIPCNNCSGVYIGETKRTMNKRITSHKSDSRRNIQACALAQHENTTGHHMKFSDLEILDTETNSWKRKFIEMIRITQEPNAINHKKDIDNLSAIYANLVEIDKMSRNRNPIQIDTDTDTDRRP is encoded by the coding sequence ATGGGTTTCTTTGAAGACATGAGGAATATCCACGGCCAACAGCTAGTAGTGAACCTAAAGGAATATAACAACAACCTACACAAaatttctaatttgaaaaacaggaGGATCTTTCTTTTACGCTGCAGAGAACAGATGATCACCCCCACACACCTACAAGGTTGCATCAAAAGACTGGACTCTATGATAGAATTCAAGGATGCCCGAACCGGACAACAGGTCAAAGAATTCAACAACAAGTTAGGACGTAAAATACTCACATTTCAGATCGATATTACTATAAAAAACTTGAGATTCTTGGATAGTAGACAATCTATACTggataattcaatttcagacatTTTATCTGAGCATACTTGGAACGAATTCAAGAGAAAAACCACTAGTAAAGTTAATAGAGCATTCCACCGCAAAAAGGAAGCCAACAGGAGAAAATTTGAAAGCCTAGAAAGTACACAGAGAAAGACCATTGTGACACAAGATAAATGGCTGAAGAATCTCACCGGACTCCAACTACCCAGTGAAGTAAAAACCTTTTTGTCTTTGGGTCCGAAGTTCTCACTTGTACCACAAATCAGGGACATACCAATTATCGAACTTCTAGCAACAGTAGAAACCTACAACACCAGCAGGAACAATAACGAGTGCAACATCATAAGAGCCAAGGTAACCAACGTTATCACAAACCACCTACAACAATCGAAATCCACAGGATTACCCTACATTACTCGAttggaaaattcaacaaaacgcTTTCTTAGAGAACACCCAGACATCATAGTCACTCAATCAGACAAGGGTGGAGTTACCGTACTGATGGAGAAAGAAAAATACATAAACCTAGCAAACCAACAACTCGGAGACCAAGAATACTACCAGCAAATTTCTAAAGATCCTACGAGTACAATCGAACAAAAATTAAACAAGAAAGTCAGCGAGTTGAAACAAAAGAACTACATCACCCCTGAAGAAGCAAAAGAGTTGATGACCTACGACGGCTTATGCCCGAAATATTATGGCTTAGTCAAAATTCACAAACCTGAGCTATCCCTGAGACCAATTATTTCATCGATTGGCAGCCCAACAACCAGGATATCACAATTCCTGAAAGATATTCTCTATAGAACATACAATTTCAACAATACATACTACATTAAGGACTCATTCGACTTCACACAGTCTATTAACAATTTCAAAGTACCACCAGGTTATAGGATTGTAAGCCTAGACGTCGTATCACTTTTCACCAATATTACTATCGAAACAACAAAAAAGGCCATCGAATATAACTGGCAAAGAATAGAACAACAGTGTCAAATTCCAAAGAAAGAATTTATGGAGCTGATCGAGTTGGTGTTTAGTTCAATATATTTTGCATTTGATGGAAAATTCTACAGGCAGTGCATAGGTACACCAATGGGCTCAAAGTTATCACAAATAATAGCTGACTATGTCATAGATGAACTTCTAGATGAGTGTATACCCCAGTTGACGTTCATAATACCTTTTTGCAAAAAATACGTCGACGACCTCATCCTCATGATACCCGAAGGAAAACAAGATGAGATCCTTAATGTTTTCAACAGTTTCCATCCAAAGATTCAATTTACCATTGAAGAAGAATCCAATAACTGTGTTCCATTCTTGGACACAAAAGTGATCAGAGAAGATGAAACAATTAAAACTGATTGGCACAGAAAGACAACAGATTCAGGCAGATATATACATTACACCTCATACCACCCgatgaaaatgaagattaaCCTTATCCTAAACCTGAAGACCAGGATCACAACGATCTCACACCCGACATACCTTGACAAAAACTTGAAGACCTTAGCAGAGTTGATGAAACAGAATGGTTACCCCAGATCCTTAGTAAGAAGATTAGTCTTCAACACCCCCAACCATCACATGCATGAAcaacaaatggaaaatacaaataacGAGCGACCACCAAGAGAACCACCAAGAGAAGAAAATCAAAACAGAAAAAAGATAATAATACTACCCCATATAGAAGGATTAACACACAAGATAACAAAGCTATTGAGTGACGACAATACCTTCATAGCAAAATACAATGTGAAAACATCTAAATACCTGTACAGTAAACTCAAAGATACAACACCCAAAGAGAGAAGACCCAACGTTGTCTACAAGATACCGTGCAACAATTGTAGCGGAGTATACATCGGAGAAACGAAGAGAACGATGAATAAAAGGATCACATCACACAAGAGTGATTCTAGAAGGAACATCCAAGCCTGCGCACTAGCTCAACACGAAAACACGACTGGACACCACATGAAATTTTCGGACTTAGAGATCCTAGATACAGAAACTAACAGTTGGAAGAGAAAATTTATAGAGATGATCAGGATAACCCAAGAACCTAACGCAATCAACCACAAAAAAGACATTGATAACCTCAGCGCAATTTATGCGAACCTAGTCGAGATAGACAAAATGTCTAGAAACAGAAACCCCATACAGATAGATACAGATACAGATACGGATAGAAGACCCTAG